Proteins encoded in a region of the Elizabethkingia bruuniana genome:
- a CDS encoding DUF5694 domain-containing protein, which translates to MKKTILIFGIFIYANLSAQKVKVLNFATFHMVYTPDKHKVKFDQNDEKSKSETYEIAKTLAQFKPTIICVEIVPERNEELNNDYSNFLKDKTYKTKIGGEVALIAYEVGKMSGVKKIYGIDEQATAPYNYNIGNELENPVDSLTSKNYTNSVYKEFAEIGKLSTLDKLKTFNSKEALEKFININADILTYISTKGNFERADEASKFYRRNLRIFSNLNQIPATKDDRIFIIMGATHTAFLNEFMKRSPKYELVNAADYLK; encoded by the coding sequence ATGAAAAAGACTATTTTAATCTTTGGGATTTTTATTTACGCAAACTTGTCTGCGCAAAAAGTGAAAGTTTTAAATTTTGCGACTTTTCACATGGTGTATACACCAGATAAACATAAAGTGAAATTTGATCAAAATGATGAAAAGAGTAAATCCGAAACTTATGAAATAGCCAAAACGCTGGCGCAGTTCAAGCCTACAATAATTTGTGTGGAAATAGTTCCTGAAAGAAATGAGGAATTGAATAATGACTATTCTAATTTCTTAAAGGACAAAACATACAAAACTAAGATAGGTGGAGAAGTAGCTCTGATTGCTTATGAAGTTGGCAAAATGTCAGGAGTGAAAAAGATTTATGGTATCGATGAGCAGGCTACAGCGCCATACAATTATAATATTGGAAATGAATTGGAAAACCCGGTAGACAGCCTGACTTCAAAGAATTACACCAATAGTGTTTATAAAGAATTTGCTGAAATTGGAAAGTTATCTACACTGGATAAACTGAAGACTTTTAATTCTAAAGAAGCTCTGGAGAAGTTTATTAATATCAATGCGGATATTCTAACCTATATCAGTACTAAAGGAAACTTTGAGCGAGCTGATGAAGCGAGTAAGTTTTACAGAAGAAACCTGAGGATTTTTTCAAATTTGAATCAGATTCCGGCTACTAAAGATGATAGAATTTTTATCATTATGGGGGCTACTCATACAGCTTTCCTTAATGAATTCATGAAGCGCAGTCCAAAATATGAACTTGTGAATGCAGCAGATTATTTGAAATAG
- a CDS encoding response regulator transcription factor — translation MDFNPLFSTKNRIDNLSYKDLLQTSDYIEIVKAFSRITYQSIYIIDYQSKAFEFVSDNPLFLAGLTPEQVLSMGYDFYQKFVPAEDLQMLININNSGFEFYEKIPLEERKQYVISYDFHIQNASGKFILINHKLTPVFLTEEGKIWKSMCVVSLSTNTSSGNVTIGKLNSDLLWEMDLMTNKWSERKKTNLTERETEILRFYNQGLSINEIAEKIFISVDTVKFHRRKLFDKLEVNNINEALAYVIHHKLL, via the coding sequence ATGGATTTTAACCCTTTATTTTCTACTAAAAACAGAATAGATAACCTCTCTTACAAAGATCTATTACAAACCTCTGATTATATAGAAATTGTAAAAGCTTTTTCACGGATTACCTACCAGAGTATTTACATTATAGATTATCAATCCAAAGCTTTCGAGTTTGTTTCGGACAATCCTTTATTTCTTGCTGGTTTAACACCAGAACAGGTATTATCTATGGGTTATGACTTTTATCAAAAGTTTGTACCTGCTGAAGATTTGCAAATGCTGATTAACATTAACAATTCGGGGTTTGAATTCTATGAAAAAATACCACTGGAAGAAAGGAAACAATATGTTATATCCTATGATTTTCATATACAGAATGCAAGCGGAAAATTTATTTTAATCAACCATAAACTGACACCAGTCTTTCTGACAGAAGAAGGAAAGATTTGGAAATCCATGTGTGTTGTCTCCCTTTCTACAAATACTTCGTCGGGAAATGTAACTATAGGAAAACTAAATTCCGACTTGTTATGGGAAATGGATCTTATGACCAATAAATGGTCGGAACGTAAAAAGACAAATCTCACAGAACGGGAAACTGAAATATTACGTTTTTATAATCAAGGTCTCAGCATTAATGAAATAGCTGAAAAAATCTTTATTTCGGTCGATACAGTCAAATTCCACCGTCGAAAATTATTCGACAAATTGGAAGTGAATAATATCAACGAAGCCTTGGCTTATGTAATACATCATAAGTTATTGTAA
- the ribD gene encoding bifunctional diaminohydroxyphosphoribosylaminopyrimidine deaminase/5-amino-6-(5-phosphoribosylamino)uracil reductase RibD translates to MFLSMLDFLLDMEEHHIYMQRALQLAKKALGNTYPNPLVGSVIVSNGKIIGEGWHHKAGEPHAEINAINYVKDKEQLKDSTIYVTLEPCAHHGKTPPCAVKIVELGIPRVVIGSMDPHDKVNGKGKAILEAAGTEVITGILEAECDELNKRFFTYHRKQRPYIILKWAESADGFMDKDFQPYAISNALSQQKNHQLRADEQAILVGTKTVLNDNPGLTVREVSGNNPVRIILDRELKVPVDYKVFNDEAVTFIINEKKEKAEGNVHWLKADFGENFLPDLMQVLYKHQIQSVIIEGGAYTLNQFIEHDIWDEAWVFKAENLFLNNGTKAPELQYEAQTIEQLRDNQLKIYRNK, encoded by the coding sequence ATGTTTCTGTCAATGTTGGATTTTTTATTAGATATGGAAGAACATCACATTTACATGCAGCGTGCACTGCAGCTGGCAAAAAAAGCTTTAGGGAATACCTATCCCAATCCGTTGGTAGGTAGTGTTATTGTATCCAATGGTAAGATAATAGGAGAAGGGTGGCATCATAAAGCAGGAGAGCCTCATGCAGAAATCAACGCAATTAATTATGTAAAGGACAAAGAGCAGCTGAAAGACAGTACAATATATGTAACGTTAGAGCCTTGTGCACATCACGGGAAAACACCTCCTTGTGCTGTAAAGATTGTAGAATTGGGAATTCCCAGAGTTGTTATAGGATCTATGGATCCGCACGACAAAGTAAATGGAAAGGGAAAAGCAATTCTTGAAGCTGCTGGAACAGAAGTAATAACCGGGATTTTGGAAGCTGAGTGTGATGAGTTAAATAAGCGTTTTTTTACTTACCATCGTAAGCAGCGTCCCTATATTATTCTGAAATGGGCTGAATCTGCAGATGGATTTATGGATAAGGATTTTCAACCGTATGCCATTAGCAATGCACTTTCTCAGCAGAAAAATCACCAGCTTCGAGCAGATGAACAGGCCATTCTGGTAGGTACAAAAACAGTATTGAATGATAACCCCGGGCTTACAGTAAGAGAGGTAAGCGGGAACAATCCGGTGCGTATTATTTTAGACAGAGAACTGAAAGTACCTGTTGACTATAAAGTATTCAATGATGAAGCTGTAACCTTTATCATAAATGAAAAAAAAGAAAAAGCAGAAGGTAATGTCCATTGGTTGAAAGCTGATTTTGGAGAAAACTTCTTGCCCGATCTTATGCAAGTTTTATATAAACATCAGATACAATCTGTTATTATAGAAGGTGGTGCATATACCCTGAATCAATTTATAGAGCATGATATCTGGGATGAAGCCTGGGTATTCAAGGCAGAAAATCTGTTTCTGAATAATGGTACAAAAGCACCGGAACTTCAGTATGAAGCTCAAACTATTGAACAACTAAGAGATAATCAGTTAAAGATTTACAGAAATAAATAA
- a CDS encoding shikimate dehydrogenase family protein: protein MEKPVKLGLIGKNISYSFSKQHFEQKFKKLMLPTHTYDLFDLQQIDEVAKLLEDADVRGFNVTIPYKEQVISFLDELSDEARQIGAVNTVKVLADGRRKGFNTDAFGFEKTLLAHKKDYHTSALILGDGGAAKAVKYVLDKHNIAHKTVSRKSELNFDNLTSEIVKEHTLIIQTTPVGTFPNVENCLVFPFEGLSDKHLIIDLIYNPNYTKFIKNAAETGAKTVNGYYMLEQQAEKAWEIWNLD, encoded by the coding sequence ATGGAAAAACCTGTGAAACTAGGATTAATCGGTAAAAATATTTCTTATTCATTCTCCAAGCAACATTTTGAACAGAAATTCAAAAAGCTTATGCTTCCTACTCATACTTACGATTTATTCGATCTGCAGCAGATTGATGAGGTTGCTAAGTTGTTAGAAGACGCAGATGTGAGAGGTTTTAATGTTACCATTCCTTATAAAGAACAGGTTATATCTTTTCTGGACGAATTAAGCGATGAGGCTAGGCAGATAGGTGCTGTAAATACCGTAAAGGTTCTTGCTGATGGTAGAAGAAAAGGTTTCAATACAGATGCATTTGGTTTTGAGAAGACTTTGCTTGCCCATAAAAAGGATTATCATACTTCGGCACTTATTTTGGGAGACGGAGGAGCTGCAAAAGCTGTAAAATATGTGTTGGATAAGCATAATATTGCTCATAAAACGGTTTCCAGAAAATCGGAACTGAATTTTGATAATCTTACCTCCGAAATTGTAAAGGAGCATACATTAATCATTCAGACTACTCCGGTTGGTACTTTTCCAAATGTTGAAAATTGCCTTGTGTTCCCGTTCGAAGGACTTTCAGATAAACATCTTATTATTGATTTAATCTACAATCCCAATTATACCAAATTCATAAAAAATGCTGCTGAAACAGGAGCAAAAACAGTAAATGGCTATTATATGCTTGAACAACAGGCAGAAAAAGCATGGGAAATTTGGAATTTAGACTAA
- a CDS encoding ABC transporter permease: MKSTPFYIAQRYLISKKGSQAVSFITSLSAFAMMVAVAAMFIIVSVFSGLIELNKKMISDIHADLTLSPEKGKVIPNITKVTGILSKEQEIAHFSKVIEEKAYINYKGNGEIVYLRGVDSAYTKVNPIDSTVFYGKYPSFKYSNEVIMETQLNNRLEIPVASEDDYAQILMPRPGVGLISKEADIFNKKNFFTTGVFTNSQMASYIVAPLELSAELLGMPKNTAYSVVIKLKDPAKANEVRNRLMEKLGAGLEMKTKAEENAAFWKMINTEKLMIYLIFGLVIFITTFNLAGAIIIIQLDKKEQAKSLISMGMSMAKLRRVYFNTGILIVVFGVSVGLVVGSLICYLQQHFGFFKATAALPFPVKIEWQNYLIVAATALLFGIIISWIFSRGSKRQLRS; encoded by the coding sequence TTGAAATCTACTCCGTTTTATATAGCACAACGTTACCTGATTTCTAAGAAAGGAAGTCAGGCTGTAAGTTTTATTACAAGCTTGTCTGCATTTGCTATGATGGTAGCAGTGGCAGCAATGTTTATTATTGTTTCTGTTTTTTCAGGGCTTATTGAGCTTAATAAGAAAATGATTTCGGATATTCATGCCGATCTTACATTGTCTCCGGAAAAAGGGAAAGTAATTCCGAATATTACTAAAGTTACCGGGATTTTATCGAAAGAGCAGGAGATCGCACACTTTTCTAAAGTAATAGAAGAAAAAGCTTACATTAACTACAAAGGAAACGGAGAAATTGTTTACCTGAGGGGAGTAGACTCCGCTTATACAAAGGTAAATCCTATAGATTCGACGGTATTTTATGGGAAATACCCATCTTTTAAATATTCCAACGAAGTTATAATGGAAACTCAGTTGAACAACAGACTGGAGATTCCTGTAGCATCGGAGGATGATTATGCCCAGATTCTGATGCCTCGCCCGGGTGTAGGACTTATTAGTAAAGAAGCAGATATCTTCAACAAAAAGAATTTTTTTACAACAGGTGTATTTACCAATAGCCAAATGGCAAGTTATATTGTCGCTCCTTTGGAACTGTCTGCTGAATTGCTTGGAATGCCTAAAAATACGGCTTATTCAGTTGTTATAAAGCTTAAAGATCCTGCAAAGGCCAATGAGGTAAGAAATCGCCTGATGGAAAAGCTGGGAGCTGGCTTGGAAATGAAAACCAAAGCAGAAGAAAATGCTGCTTTCTGGAAGATGATCAACACCGAAAAACTAATGATCTATCTGATTTTTGGGTTGGTGATTTTTATTACAACTTTCAACCTTGCAGGGGCCATTATCATTATTCAGCTGGATAAAAAAGAGCAGGCAAAATCCCTTATTTCAATGGGGATGTCTATGGCAAAGCTTAGAAGAGTTTACTTTAATACCGGAATACTCATCGTAGTATTCGGGGTATCAGTAGGATTAGTTGTAGGGTCTCTTATCTGTTATTTGCAGCAACATTTTGGTTTCTTTAAGGCAACAGCGGCACTGCCTTTCCCTGTAAAGATTGAATGGCAGAATTACCTTATTGTAGCTGCTACAGCGCTTTTATTCGGAATAATTATTTCATGGATATTCTCCAGAGGGAGCAAGCGCCAGCTAAGAAGCTAA
- the rbfA gene encoding 30S ribosome-binding factor RbfA encodes MESNRQRKVAQLIQEDLAELFRQQAANAGQNLLITVSGVRVTADLGVAKVYLSIFPPELRKNIMKEIEENKAVYRNFMGQKMGKQVRIIPQLSFFLDTSLDDAERIEKELKGEGDNPVL; translated from the coding sequence ATGGAGAGTAACAGACAAAGGAAAGTAGCACAACTTATACAGGAAGACTTAGCAGAACTTTTTCGCCAACAGGCTGCCAATGCAGGGCAAAACCTGTTAATTACTGTTTCCGGTGTACGGGTAACAGCAGATTTGGGAGTAGCTAAAGTGTACCTTAGTATTTTTCCGCCGGAGCTGAGAAAGAATATTATGAAAGAGATTGAAGAAAATAAAGCTGTTTACCGCAACTTTATGGGACAAAAGATGGGGAAGCAGGTTCGTATTATTCCTCAGCTGAGTTTCTTTCTGGATACTTCGCTGGATGATGCAGAACGCATAGAAAAAGAATTAAAAGGCGAAGGCGATAATCCTGTTTTATAA
- the pnuC gene encoding nicotinamide riboside transporter PnuC, with protein MMQEIIQQTTWVEWLGVILSIFQVVLSRQNNPINYLFGVVSIILTLIVMFNAKLYAEFTLNLYYLVMSIYGWLYWKYGKAKHEAPISYTDNTDKLKTAGIVVFSFGIFYFALTHFTNSDVPIWDASVSAFAWAGMWLMAKRKIENWILLNVSNLISIPLMVHKSLYLYAILSVILFSVAVSGYFNWRRIFRESKISQ; from the coding sequence ATGATGCAGGAAATTATTCAACAAACAACATGGGTAGAATGGCTGGGTGTTATTCTTTCAATTTTTCAGGTCGTATTATCCCGACAAAATAATCCGATAAATTATCTCTTTGGAGTGGTCAGTATTATCCTTACACTAATCGTAATGTTCAATGCTAAACTCTATGCCGAGTTCACACTCAACCTTTATTATCTGGTTATGAGTATCTATGGCTGGCTTTACTGGAAGTATGGAAAAGCAAAGCACGAAGCTCCTATTTCTTATACAGATAATACAGATAAGCTAAAAACTGCAGGCATTGTTGTTTTTAGTTTCGGTATTTTTTATTTCGCTCTTACCCACTTTACAAATTCGGACGTACCAATATGGGATGCCAGTGTAAGTGCTTTTGCATGGGCTGGTATGTGGCTGATGGCTAAACGTAAAATTGAAAACTGGATATTACTGAACGTCAGCAACCTGATCTCAATTCCTTTGATGGTCCACAAATCGCTTTACCTGTATGCTATATTGAGCGTTATTCTATTCAGTGTGGCTGTTTCAGGATATTTTAACTGGAGAAGGATATTTAGGGAGAGTAAGATAAGTCAATAA
- a CDS encoding GLPGLI family protein, producing MGLKKNMNGKIRIELNKSTIIICLLLPFLMFSQANQFIYEYTFKMDSLNKSKVDKELMFLDVNKDKSEFYSYKKFARDSVWTVSRSKLGSGKTIDFTNYSSKVDFSVAKDYKQNKTVLYYLIGSDAYAMDDFNSISWKIKSETFTILDFKVQLAEVSLGGRKWKAWFCPDIPIQDGPYRFKGLPGLILKVEDVNKDHSFILVGTKSITENKIYTPFKDKKTYTISHKSLKNVWKDYVKNPVKDMQLPPSSFSNVKISMSITDENGKTYSGSELIRQIEKEAQERLKRTNNFIELDLFK from the coding sequence ATGGGATTGAAAAAAAATATGAATGGGAAAATTAGAATAGAACTAAATAAAAGTACTATTATTATCTGTTTATTGCTTCCTTTTTTAATGTTTTCTCAAGCCAATCAATTTATTTATGAATATACATTCAAAATGGATTCCCTTAATAAATCAAAAGTTGATAAGGAACTTATGTTTTTAGATGTTAATAAAGATAAATCTGAATTTTACAGTTATAAAAAATTTGCTCGTGATTCTGTGTGGACAGTTAGCAGAAGTAAGCTAGGTAGTGGTAAAACTATAGACTTTACTAATTATAGTTCAAAAGTTGATTTTTCGGTTGCCAAGGATTATAAACAGAATAAGACGGTATTATATTATTTGATCGGCTCTGACGCTTATGCAATGGATGATTTTAATTCTATTTCATGGAAAATTAAATCCGAAACATTTACTATACTAGATTTTAAAGTTCAGTTAGCAGAAGTATCTTTGGGAGGTAGAAAATGGAAAGCGTGGTTTTGTCCAGACATTCCAATACAAGACGGACCTTATAGATTTAAAGGATTACCCGGACTTATTTTGAAGGTAGAAGACGTTAATAAAGACCACTCTTTTATATTGGTCGGAACTAAATCGATTACTGAGAATAAAATTTATACTCCTTTCAAAGATAAAAAAACATATACTATTAGCCATAAATCATTGAAGAATGTTTGGAAGGATTATGTAAAGAATCCTGTCAAAGACATGCAGCTTCCACCATCCAGTTTTTCTAATGTGAAAATTTCAATGAGTATAACAGATGAAAATGGTAAAACTTATAGTGGGAGCGAACTTATTAGACAGATAGAGAAAGAAGCCCAAGAAAGATTAAAAAGAACCAATAACTTCATAGAGCTTGATTTATTTAAATAA
- the mce gene encoding methylmalonyl-CoA epimerase, with protein sequence MLDKIEHLGIAVKSLETSDSLFAKLIGKEAYKMEEVEREGVKTSFYQIGESKIELLESTREDSPISKFIEKKGEGVHHIAFGVDNIYAEIERLKKEGFEFISEEPKDGADNKIVVFLHPKSTNGVLIELCQEKR encoded by the coding sequence ATGCTGGATAAAATAGAACATCTCGGTATCGCTGTGAAAAGTCTGGAAACTTCAGACTCTCTTTTCGCTAAACTTATAGGTAAAGAAGCTTATAAAATGGAGGAAGTGGAACGTGAAGGAGTAAAAACAAGCTTTTACCAGATTGGCGAGAGCAAAATCGAATTACTGGAGAGCACACGTGAAGATAGTCCTATCTCAAAATTTATAGAAAAAAAAGGTGAAGGTGTCCATCATATCGCCTTTGGAGTCGATAATATCTATGCTGAAATAGAAAGATTAAAAAAAGAAGGTTTTGAATTTATTTCCGAAGAACCAAAGGATGGTGCTGATAATAAGATTGTTGTATTCCTACACCCTAAATCCACCAACGGAGTACTGATAGAATTATGCCAAGAAAAGCGCTAA
- a CDS encoding DUF349 domain-containing protein: MASIDNNQNEELKANQSTEHPEQAGPVAEHHEHTADHDEETDHDFHAEDYTHLSMEDIAKEAENIVNSANAGAQTKKFGELRDAFNTAWEEELKDKKEAYIADGGDPDNFEYQSPLRSKFNALSNIFKEKQDSYHKEVEKEHAENLLQRRSIIEKLKNLYTNTEAGTNLFKAIREVKDEWQKAGQVAKSEFKTLSNDYFHHLNQFYQMLDLNKEYREQEYAHNLEKRQHIIARAKELKDEPVVQKALNELQYLHKLWKEEAEPVAEEFRDSTWDEFKEISNVIHQRKAELFAQIEADQKINLEKKNEIIEKLKKLSAPEKEPAHSYWQSAIKKVEELRNEFISLGSVPKKLSNQNWTDFKETLRAFNASKNNFYKGLKKNQQENLERKLQLIQTAKDNQDSEDWDTAVPLFKKLQEEWKAVGHVPRSQSNRVWDEFRDACNHFFAKFREKGDGATDDWRANYKKKKALLDELKDIEEGENSAEVINRIKNEWNAIGKVPRDKISINTEFNKALRSKMRLNRMKDYELSDGNLSETQLTDKARKIKNQISDLESEVSKLENNLAFFSNPTRENPLLKATYDSLDAKKEELEGLRSKLHQIITEHDHPKADTSEEKEEKPTEE, encoded by the coding sequence ATGGCTTCAATAGACAACAATCAGAATGAAGAATTAAAGGCGAATCAATCAACTGAACATCCTGAACAGGCAGGTCCGGTTGCAGAGCATCATGAGCATACTGCAGACCACGACGAAGAAACTGATCATGATTTTCATGCTGAAGATTACACGCATTTGTCTATGGAAGACATAGCTAAGGAAGCCGAAAATATTGTAAACTCTGCAAATGCAGGTGCACAGACTAAAAAATTCGGGGAACTTCGCGATGCTTTCAATACCGCTTGGGAGGAAGAGTTAAAAGATAAAAAAGAAGCTTATATAGCGGATGGAGGTGATCCTGATAATTTTGAATATCAATCTCCGCTAAGATCTAAATTCAACGCGCTTTCCAATATTTTTAAAGAAAAACAGGACAGCTATCACAAAGAAGTAGAGAAGGAACATGCAGAAAACCTGTTACAGAGACGCTCTATTATTGAAAAGCTTAAAAATCTGTATACCAATACTGAAGCGGGAACCAATCTTTTTAAAGCGATAAGAGAAGTTAAAGATGAATGGCAAAAAGCCGGTCAGGTTGCAAAATCTGAATTTAAAACACTCAGCAATGACTATTTCCACCATCTGAATCAGTTTTATCAGATGCTGGACTTAAATAAAGAATACCGTGAGCAGGAATATGCTCATAATCTGGAGAAAAGACAGCATATTATTGCACGTGCTAAAGAGCTTAAAGATGAGCCTGTAGTACAAAAAGCGTTGAACGAGCTTCAGTATCTTCATAAATTATGGAAAGAAGAAGCAGAACCTGTAGCTGAGGAATTCAGAGACAGTACCTGGGACGAATTTAAAGAAATTTCCAATGTTATCCACCAGAGAAAAGCAGAGTTATTTGCACAGATCGAAGCCGATCAGAAAATTAATCTGGAGAAGAAGAATGAAATTATAGAAAAACTTAAAAAACTTTCCGCTCCTGAAAAAGAACCTGCACATTCTTACTGGCAGTCAGCTATTAAAAAAGTGGAGGAATTAAGAAATGAATTTATTTCATTGGGAAGTGTTCCGAAAAAGCTTTCTAATCAGAACTGGACAGATTTTAAAGAAACACTTCGTGCATTTAATGCTTCAAAAAACAATTTCTATAAAGGACTGAAAAAGAATCAGCAGGAGAATCTTGAAAGAAAGTTACAGTTGATTCAGACTGCGAAAGACAATCAGGATTCCGAAGATTGGGATACTGCAGTACCTTTATTTAAAAAGCTTCAGGAAGAATGGAAGGCTGTTGGCCATGTACCAAGAAGTCAGTCTAACAGAGTATGGGACGAGTTCCGTGATGCATGTAATCATTTCTTCGCCAAATTCCGTGAGAAAGGAGATGGAGCAACAGATGATTGGAGAGCTAATTATAAAAAGAAAAAAGCACTTCTGGATGAGCTTAAGGATATCGAGGAAGGAGAAAATAGTGCTGAAGTAATCAACAGAATCAAAAACGAATGGAATGCCATTGGTAAAGTTCCACGTGATAAAATCAGCATCAATACGGAATTTAATAAAGCGCTCAGAAGTAAGATGAGGCTGAACAGAATGAAAGATTATGAGCTTTCTGATGGTAACCTTTCCGAAACTCAGCTTACAGATAAAGCTCGTAAGATTAAGAATCAGATTTCAGATCTGGAATCTGAAGTATCCAAACTGGAAAATAACCTGGCCTTCTTTAGTAATCCGACAAGAGAAAATCCTCTGTTAAAAGCTACTTATGATAGCCTTGATGCTAAAAAAGAAGAACTGGAAGGACTTCGCTCCAAATTACATCAAATTATTACAGAGCATGATCACCCAAAAGCAGATACCTCTGAGGAAAAAGAGGAGAAGCCGACAGAAGAGTAA
- a CDS encoding IMPACT family protein — MESNYSYNTIAKPILDITLKEKGSKFISYAYPVLDEDDVKKRLEEVKALHPKATHHCYAFRLGLKGENYRANDDGEPSGSAGLPIYNQLLGHDVTNILLVVVRYYGGTKLGVGGLVKIYKESAKELLSFAEMITKELEKVLTLEFDFSHQNQIFTVLNKYNAKVLEFDSGAYGKIKALVKLKDEDEIQEALSGILRNR, encoded by the coding sequence TTGGAATCCAACTACAGTTATAATACGATCGCCAAACCAATTTTAGATATTACCCTGAAAGAAAAAGGGAGTAAATTCATTTCTTATGCTTACCCGGTACTGGATGAGGATGATGTGAAAAAACGACTGGAAGAAGTCAAAGCTCTGCATCCTAAAGCGACACATCACTGTTATGCATTCCGACTGGGACTGAAAGGTGAGAATTACCGTGCAAATGACGACGGAGAACCTTCCGGAAGTGCTGGGTTGCCAATCTATAATCAATTATTGGGACACGATGTAACCAATATACTATTAGTTGTGGTGCGTTACTATGGTGGTACCAAGCTTGGTGTTGGCGGACTGGTGAAAATCTACAAAGAATCAGCCAAAGAACTACTTAGCTTTGCAGAAATGATAACCAAAGAACTCGAAAAGGTATTAACCCTGGAATTTGACTTCAGCCACCAGAATCAGATATTTACTGTTCTGAATAAATACAATGCGAAAGTACTGGAATTTGACTCTGGTGCTTATGGTAAAATAAAAGCTTTGGTAAAACTAAAAGACGAAGACGAAATTCAAGAGGCTTTGTCCGGTATTTTGAGAAATAGATAA
- a CDS encoding GLPGLI family protein gives MKKIIILIHCIIVSYIQAQDIHVQYNHVVSKTVSFNEDLYVKGNSVYSIKDSIMHKTANISSEEDEFSFVLKTKIYKKKIIKDLTNNNIKILEHLGKTEYLIDDSLPAINWSIDYNISKKIDKYLCYKATAIFRGSNIVAYFTKEIPYPTGPYKFGGLPGLILEVYEEGRKINSWTVISINNHAEIPAIIIPKNIQEVSLQKFLELKKEKDNAFFKKLMAPAEGQAKIEMIKQPRNGIEKKYEWEN, from the coding sequence ATGAAAAAAATAATCATACTTATTCACTGTATTATTGTAAGTTATATACAAGCTCAAGATATACATGTACAATATAATCACGTGGTTTCAAAAACAGTTTCATTTAATGAAGATTTATATGTAAAAGGAAATTCTGTTTATAGTATAAAGGATTCTATAATGCATAAAACAGCAAATATTTCCTCGGAAGAAGATGAATTTAGCTTTGTTCTAAAAACAAAAATTTATAAAAAGAAAATAATTAAGGACTTAACAAATAACAATATAAAAATATTAGAACATCTTGGCAAAACAGAATATTTAATTGATGATTCTTTGCCAGCAATTAATTGGAGTATAGATTATAATATTTCTAAAAAAATAGATAAATATTTGTGTTATAAAGCGACAGCTATATTTAGAGGGAGTAATATAGTAGCCTATTTCACAAAAGAAATACCATATCCTACAGGACCTTATAAATTTGGAGGATTACCGGGGCTTATACTTGAAGTTTATGAAGAAGGCAGAAAGATAAATTCATGGACAGTAATTTCCATTAATAACCATGCAGAAATACCTGCTATTATTATTCCAAAAAATATTCAAGAAGTATCATTGCAAAAATTTTTAGAATTAAAAAAAGAAAAGGATAATGCTTTCTTTAAAAAATTAATGGCTCCTGCTGAGGGTCAGGCAAAAATAGAAATGATTAAACAACCAAGAAATGGGATTGAAAAAAAATATGAATGGGAAAATTAG